One genomic segment of Caldimonas brevitalea includes these proteins:
- a CDS encoding methyl-accepting chemotaxis protein, whose product MGFINKFKGSGRKSSAGHSADAYDEVSPRLDDLPLPGPDGAIAIDRGAASTVTQQDSSIISEAAPSEMPGEFAETRMQAGGDLGPRVSVPLIGHLPLGQQQRLLGGMTVTGLVGLVLVTVLSQNAANKVADQVRASGQALMQSQRLAKSVSQALVGSPQAFPEVKESTSVLVRDVLGLNGEGQGETAHLAASTDVRTALEPLMPIVKRAEKNANTVMSQQQILTQVGQALRAINRQSSDLLEIAETIASLKLQQNATPAEISAAGQLVMLTQRIGKSANEFLTMEGVSPEAVFLLGKDLNSFREIAQGLSEGSPELRLPGTKDEQTKERLTALLELYEQTRTQAGAILGNLQGLVSAREAQAAIIADSEPLRKGLEDVQERLSNEAGFGGLSIALLVASIALALLGIGGLAYVYLQDQRQRALTAEQQRLEAERQEQEAKRVNDANQAAILRLMNELQTVAEGDLTQQATVTEDITGAIADSVNYTVEELRTLVSQVQGTVSRVTETTQQVEATSTELLAASTEQLREIRDTGESVLQMASRINDVSNQAQQSAQVARQSLDAAESGLEAVQNAIGGMNAIRDQIQETSKRIKRLGESSQEIGEITELISDITEQTNVLALNAAIQAASAGEAGRGFSVVAEEVQRLAERSADATRQIAALVKTIQTDTQDAVAAMERSTQGVVEGAKLSDAAGTALGEIDKVSRQLADLIGQISTQASREAESASVVAGNIQHIFAVTEQTGEGTRSTAQLVRELSKSAEELKQSVSRFKIG is encoded by the coding sequence ATGGGGTTCATCAACAAGTTTAAAGGTTCGGGCAGGAAGTCCTCGGCGGGCCACTCGGCCGACGCTTACGATGAGGTCTCCCCCCGGCTCGACGATCTGCCGTTGCCGGGGCCGGATGGCGCCATCGCCATCGACCGGGGCGCCGCATCGACCGTGACGCAGCAGGATTCCTCGATCATCTCGGAGGCGGCGCCTTCGGAGATGCCCGGCGAGTTCGCCGAGACGCGCATGCAGGCTGGCGGCGACCTCGGTCCGCGCGTGTCGGTGCCGCTGATCGGGCATTTGCCACTGGGTCAGCAGCAGCGTCTGCTGGGCGGTATGACCGTGACCGGTCTGGTCGGCCTGGTGCTGGTGACGGTGTTGTCGCAGAACGCGGCCAACAAGGTGGCCGACCAGGTGCGAGCCTCCGGTCAGGCGCTGATGCAGTCGCAGCGGCTGGCGAAGTCGGTGTCGCAGGCGCTGGTGGGCAGCCCGCAGGCCTTCCCCGAAGTGAAGGAAAGCACCTCGGTGCTGGTGCGCGACGTGCTCGGCCTGAATGGCGAGGGCCAAGGCGAAACCGCGCACCTGGCCGCTTCGACCGACGTGCGCACGGCCCTCGAGCCGTTGATGCCGATCGTCAAGCGCGCTGAGAAGAACGCCAACACGGTGATGTCGCAGCAGCAGATCCTGACCCAGGTGGGACAGGCGCTGCGCGCAATCAACCGTCAGTCGTCCGACCTGCTCGAAATCGCCGAGACGATCGCCTCCCTCAAGCTGCAGCAGAACGCCACGCCGGCCGAAATCTCGGCTGCCGGTCAGCTGGTGATGTTGACGCAGCGTATCGGTAAGTCGGCCAACGAATTCCTGACGATGGAAGGCGTGAGCCCCGAGGCGGTGTTCCTGCTGGGCAAGGACTTGAACTCCTTCCGCGAGATCGCGCAAGGCCTGTCCGAAGGCAGCCCCGAGCTGCGCCTGCCGGGCACCAAGGACGAACAGACCAAGGAACGCCTGACCGCGCTGCTGGAGCTCTATGAGCAGACCCGCACGCAAGCCGGCGCCATCCTGGGCAATCTGCAGGGCCTGGTGTCGGCCCGTGAAGCGCAGGCCGCCATCATTGCCGACAGCGAGCCGCTGCGTAAGGGCCTCGAAGACGTGCAGGAGCGCCTGTCCAACGAGGCCGGTTTCGGGGGACTGAGCATCGCCTTGCTGGTGGCGTCGATCGCGCTGGCCCTGTTGGGCATCGGTGGTCTCGCCTACGTCTACCTGCAAGACCAGCGTCAGCGTGCGTTGACCGCCGAACAGCAGCGTCTGGAAGCCGAACGTCAGGAACAGGAAGCCAAGCGCGTCAACGACGCCAACCAGGCCGCTATTCTTCGTCTGATGAACGAACTGCAGACGGTGGCCGAGGGCGATTTGACGCAGCAAGCAACCGTGACCGAGGACATCACCGGCGCCATCGCCGACTCGGTGAACTACACGGTGGAAGAGCTGCGCACGCTGGTGTCGCAGGTGCAGGGCACGGTGTCGCGCGTGACCGAAACCACGCAGCAGGTCGAGGCTACCTCGACCGAACTGCTGGCCGCGTCGACCGAGCAGCTGCGCGAGATCCGCGACACCGGCGAGTCGGTGCTGCAGATGGCGAGCCGAATCAACGACGTGTCGAACCAAGCGCAACAATCGGCGCAGGTGGCGCGCCAGTCGCTGGACGCTGCGGAATCGGGTCTGGAAGCGGTGCAGAACGCCATCGGCGGTATGAACGCGATCCGCGACCAGATTCAGGAAACCTCCAAGCGGATCAAGCGTCTGGGCGAGTCGTCGCAGGAGATCGGTGAGATCACCGAGCTGATTTCCGACATTACCGAACAGACCAACGTGCTGGCCCTGAACGCCGCCATCCAGGCCGCGTCCGCCGGTGAAGCAGGTCGTGGCTTCTCGGTGGTGGCCGAGGAAGTGCAGCGTCTGGCTGAACGCTCCGCTGACGCGACGCGCCAGATCGCCGCACTCGTGAAGACCATTCAGACCGACACGCAAGACGCGGTGGCCGCTATGGAGCGCTCCACGCAGGGTGTGGTCGAAGGGGCGAAGCTGTCCGATGCGGCCGGTACCGCGCTGGGTGAGATCGACAAGGTGTCGCGCCAGCTGGCAGACCTGATTGGACAGATTTCGACGCAAGCGTCCCGCGAGGCCGAATCGGCCAGCGTGGTGGCTGGCAACATCCAGCACATCTTCGCGGTGACCGAGCAGACCGGTGAGGGCACGCGTTCGACAGCGCAGTTGGTGCGCGAGTTGTCGAAGAGCGCGGAAGAACTCAAACAGTCGGTGTCTCGATTCAAGATCGGCTGA